A region of Argentina anserina chromosome 5, drPotAnse1.1, whole genome shotgun sequence DNA encodes the following proteins:
- the LOC126795688 gene encoding uncharacterized protein LOC126795688: MSTIYNVFVTKDNVKNHLKGWKKTYGVVSDILSQSGFNWDSGRKMITVDDDNVWSEYAKTHSEASKYRFKTIVNWDDIVDLCAKDRATGYGAENADDANETMSIDEDNVSLSGIGGSFQDDSLKRKPNILLQQLHRTQKKWRYPKWLLQSKKWHLVWFQH; the protein is encoded by the exons ATGTCAACCATATATAACGTATTTGTGACGAAAGATAATGTCAAAAACCACCTGAAAGGGTGGAAAAAGACATATGGAGTAGTTTCTGATATCTTAAGTCAAAGTGGCTTTAATTGGGATAGTGGACGTAAGATGATAACCGTGGATGACGACAATGTGTGGAGTGAATATGCAAAG ACACACTCTGAGGCTTCGAAGTATCGATTCAAGACAATTGTCAATTGGGATGATATTGTAGACTTGTGTGCGAAGGATAGAGCAACCGGTTATGGGGCTGAAAATGCTGATGATGCAAATGAGACTATGAGCATTGACGAGGACAATGTTAGCCTCAGTGGAATAGGAGGAAGTTTCCAAGATGATAGTTTGAAGAGAAAACCGAATATTCTACTTCAACAGTTACACCGCACCCAAAAAAAGTGGCGGTATCCGAAATGGCTTCTCCAATCAAAGAAATGGCATCTAGTATGGTTTCAACATTAA